A DNA window from Tachysurus vachellii isolate PV-2020 chromosome 20, HZAU_Pvac_v1, whole genome shotgun sequence contains the following coding sequences:
- the erap1a gene encoding endoplasmic reticulum aminopeptidase 1, translating into MTFVSGFYSGKSGVNFFHFRFPRHGCQGYQHSDLQTKLKFLLPPEINYFSSNNNMMLQICFLFISLSLVPSTESRDSKNTTYVTNHSRFPWKLRLPESVKPIHYNLLIHPNLTFLNFTGSVQIQLDVQQDTELILLHSKNLHISKAAVVLSDNARLLHVYESEPFEQIALFSQDFTFRKGIHLIQLDFSANLSNSFHGFYKGSYTTRSGDVRALASTQFEPTHARAAFPCFDEPAFKANFSIRIRREPRHISISNMPKLKTVSLAADLLEDHYDMSVKMSTYLVAFIVCDFVSISKRSQHGVQISVYTVPEKINQAEYALNTAVTLLDFYDDFFGISYPLPKQDLAAIPDFQSGAMENWGLTTYRESGLLFDPERSSTSTKLGITKVIAHELAHQWFGNLVTMQWWNDLWLNEGFAKFMEFVSTNITYPELQVNDYFLEKCFTAMAVDSLSSSHPISTPVENPAEIREMFDDVSYQKGACVLNMLRDFLTPEVFNLGIIRYLKKHSFQNTVNADLWDSLTNICDSDDFDFGTVNTDGFCTDSKSRSSASKWYTEDDLNVKAIMDTWTLQEGFPIITVEVNGREVKLNQERFLKGDDTSKNSSFLWQVPLTYITSSSSSVQRFLLKNRNDVLYLPAEVEWIKFNVDMRGYYIVHYDAMGWEALIRLLQRNHTALSGNDRASLIHDIFQLVKIGKVPLDKALSLSLYLKHETEVMPVTQGFSELVPLYKLMEKRNMAALEYQLKAYLVNLFQGLIDTQTWSDEGSVSERILRNYLLLFACVRRYAPCVSTAQDLFLKWKESGGNMRLPADIRLVVYTEGAQTEEGWDFLMEMYRYTMYPSEKSQIKAALSYSPLAHKLEWLMKQGLVGDVVKTHELPSLLISVSKNPKAYKLAWNFLRANWQELVKKFDLGSSSVSRMVIGVTDQYSTKEMLEEVRSFFSALQVDMGAGLRSIQQALESIQENIRWMDRNIPLLNDWLNSHSG; encoded by the exons ATGACCTTCGTTTCCGGCTTTTACTCAGGAAAGTCTGGCGTAAATTTCTTTCACTTTCGGTTTCCACGGCATGGCTGTCAGGGATATCAACATTCAG ATCTGCAGACAAAGCTCAAGTTCTTACTTCCTCCTGAGATAAATTATTTCTCAAGCAACAACAACATGATGCTACAGATCTGCTTTCTCTTCATTTCCCTTTCTCTCGTCCCGTCTACTGAATCCAGAGACTCAAAAAACACCACATATGTTACAAACCATTCCAGGTTTCCATGGAAACTGAGATTACCAGAAAGTGTAAAGCCAATACATTACAATTTACTAATCCACCCCAACCTGACTTTCCTTAACTTTACTGGAAGTGTCCAGATTCAGCTGGACGTCCAGCAGGACACCGAGCTCATTCTTCTTCACAGCAAAAACCTTCACATCTCCAAAGCAGCTGTTGTGCTGTCTGATAATGCTCGTCTTCTTCACGTCTACGAGTCTGAACCCTTTGAGCAGATTGCATTGTTTTCTCAGGACTTTACGTTTAGAAAAGGCATCCACCTTATCCAATTAGATTTCTCGGCGAACCTGTCCAACAGTTTTCATGGCTTTTATAAAGGCTCATACACCACACGGAGTGGTGATGTCAG GGCTTTGGCATCCACCCAGTTCGAGCCCACACATGCTCGTGCTGCTTTCCCATGCTTTGATGAACCTGCCTTTAAAGCCAACTTTTCTATTCGTATACGCCGGGAGCCAAGGCACATTTCCATTTCAAACATGCCCAAG ttgaaaACGGTGTCACTCGCAGCAGACTTGCTGGAGGACCACTATGACATGAGTGTGAAGATGAGCACTTATCTAGTGGCCTTTATTGTTTGTGACTTTGTCTCTATCAGTAAGAGAAGTCAGCATGGTGTTCAG atATCTGTGTACACTGTTCCAGAGAAGATTAACCAGGCAGAATATGCCCTCAACACGGCAGTAACACTACTTGATTTTTATGATGATTTCTTTGGCATCTCGTATCCACTTCCCAAACAAG ATCTTGCAGCAATTCCAGATTTTCAGTCCGGTGCTATGGAGAACTGGGGCTTGACCACGTATAGAGAATCCGGGCTCCTCTTTGACCCTGAAAGGTCTTCTACGTCTACCAAACTGGGCATCACAAAGGTTATTGCCCACGAGCTTGCTCATCAG TGGTTTGGTAACTTGGTGACGATGCAGTGGTGGAATGACTTGTGGTTAAATGAGGGCTTTGCCAAGTTCATGGAATTTGTATCCACCAACATCACTTATCCTGAGCTGCAAGTG AATGACTACTTCTTAGAGAAGTGTTTCACCGCCATGGCTGTAGATTCTTTAAGCTCCTCGCACCCCATCTCTACCCCGGTAGAAAATCCAGCAGAGATCCGAGAAATGTTTGATGATGTCTCCTATCAGAAG GGGGCTTGTGTTTTGAACATGCTGAGAGATTTTCTGACCCCAGAAGTGTTTAATCTTGGGATTATACGTTACCTGAAGAAACACAGCTTCCAGAATACAGTGAATGCTGATCTCTGGGACAGTCTAACAAAC ATCTGTGACTCAGATGATTTTGACTTTGGGACAGTCAACACAGATGGATTCTGCACTGACAGCAAGTCCAGATCTTCCGCATCT AAATGGTACACGGAGGATGACCTGAATGTGAAAGCTATCATGGATACCTGGACACTGCAGGAGGGTTTCCCTATTATCACTGTGGAGGTTAACGGTCGAGAGGTCAAACTAAACCAGGAGAGGTTCCTTAAAGGGGACGATACATCAAAGAATTCAAG CTTCCTTTGGCAAGTGCCTTTGACCTACATCACCAGCAGCTCCAGCTCTGTCCAGCGTTTTCTTCTGAAAAATAGAAACG ATGTATTGTACTTGCCAGCAGAAGTGGAGTGGATCAAATTCAATGTGGACATGAGAGGTTATTATATTGTCCATTACGACGCTATGGGCTGGGAAGCTTTAATCAGGCTGCTTCAGCGTAATCACACAGCTTTAAGTGGGAACGACAGAGCAAGCCTCATTCACGACATCTTCCAGCTGGTGAA AATTGGAAAAGTTCCCCTGGATAAGGCACTGAGTCTGAGTCTGTACCTGAAGCATGAGACTGAGGTAATGCCAGTGACGCAGGGCTTCAGTGAACTCGTCCCGCTTTATAAACTCATGGAAAAGAGAAACATGGCAGCTCTGGAGTACCAGCTGAAG GCCTACTTAGTGAACCTATTCCAGGGACTGATTGATACCCAGACTTGGAGTGATGAGGGCTCAGTGTCAGAAAGGATCTTGCGGAATTATTTGCTTCTCTTTGCCTGTGTGCGCCGTTACGCGCCATGCGTTAGCACTGCTCAGGATCTTTTCCTCAAGTGGAAGGAGTCAGGTGGCAACATGAG GTTGCCTGCTGATATTCGCTTGGTTGTATACACTGAGGGTGCTCAAACAGAAGAAGGTTGGGACTTCCTTATGGAAATGTACCGTTACACGATGTATCCGTCGGAGAAGAGTCAGATTAAAGCAGCACTGTCCTACAGCCCACTGGCTCACAAGCTAGAGTG GCTAATGAAGCAGGGTCTTGTAGGAGATGTTGTGAAAACCCATGAGCTGCCATCACTTCTCATTAGTGTCAGTAAAAACCCAAAAGCGTATAAACTGGCCTGGAATTTCCTGAGAGCAAACTGGCAAGAACTGGTTAAGAA GTTTGATCTTGGTTCCTCTTCAGTCTCACGTATGGTTATCGGAGTAACCGATCAGTATTCGACCAAGGAGATGCTTGAGGAG GTACGCTCTTTCTTCAGTGCGCTGCAGGTAGACATGGGGGCAGGACTGCGTAGCATCCAGCAGGCGCTGGAGAGTATCCAGGAGAATATTCGCTGGATGGATAGAAATATTCCTCTTCTTAACGACTGGCTGAACAGCCAcagtggatga